The Trinickia acidisoli genome includes a window with the following:
- a CDS encoding PAAR domain-containing protein, with the protein MKDESGRGVIRLNDTTTHGGQVITASDDLKALGVPVALKDDMTWCPQCKGNFKILPENSQRNHHGKPVAYHNDPTECGARLISSL; encoded by the coding sequence ATGAAAGATGAAAGCGGGCGTGGCGTAATCCGTCTGAACGACACGACGACACATGGCGGCCAAGTGATCACCGCGAGCGACGACCTGAAAGCGTTGGGCGTGCCCGTCGCCTTGAAGGACGACATGACGTGGTGTCCGCAATGCAAGGGAAACTTCAAGATCCTTCCGGAGAACAGCCAGCGCAATCATCACGGTAAGCCGGTCGCGTATCACAACGACCCGACCGAATGCGGCGCTCGACTGATCTCGTCGTTGTAG
- a CDS encoding DUF4224 domain-containing protein: MFLSKIELEDLTGFVRSAKQIEWLQANGWRFAEDSQRRPKVARSYFEARLGATQSAPEASPAAANRPRFEALRGTRTTRGAEHGA, translated from the coding sequence ATGTTCCTTTCAAAAATCGAACTCGAAGATCTGACGGGATTCGTCCGATCTGCCAAGCAAATCGAATGGTTGCAGGCGAACGGTTGGCGGTTCGCGGAAGATTCGCAGCGCCGTCCAAAGGTTGCACGCAGCTATTTCGAGGCACGGCTTGGCGCAACACAGTCAGCCCCGGAGGCATCCCCAGCGGCAGCAAACCGGCCGCGTTTCGAGGCGCTGCGCGGAACACGTACGACCCGGGGGGCGGAGCATGGGGCGTAG
- a CDS encoding DUF4123 domain-containing protein: MTISQMQAASNLSGPLTRGFLLIEPAALVHVPELAEVNMRPCTPRILAHREELMPQLVDVAALDDETRALATECWMAEAYVERPPVVCAWLDSEADADAVSEHLARHLVGPGADGKAAFWRYYDPRVLTLTLAILDSMQQQALLGPIREWQFAWAGHRWSVTNAPKEAADDDRPLGWPRPEQWTRINHSEVADRVLRRLPALSVELATRLPATLDGLFSELELSSDTKDVDVLVGFMSQRVRDDFAIDAEIQGSKR; this comes from the coding sequence ATGACGATTTCTCAGATGCAGGCCGCCTCCAACCTCTCAGGACCATTGACCCGCGGTTTCTTGCTAATCGAACCGGCAGCGCTAGTTCACGTGCCCGAACTGGCCGAAGTCAATATGCGGCCCTGTACCCCACGGATACTCGCGCACCGCGAGGAACTGATGCCGCAACTGGTCGATGTGGCTGCGTTGGACGACGAAACGCGGGCGCTAGCGACGGAGTGCTGGATGGCGGAAGCATACGTGGAGCGGCCGCCGGTGGTGTGCGCATGGCTTGATAGTGAGGCTGACGCAGACGCAGTCAGCGAACACTTGGCACGCCACCTGGTGGGGCCGGGAGCAGACGGCAAGGCGGCCTTCTGGCGTTATTACGATCCACGCGTATTGACGCTGACGCTGGCGATTCTCGATTCGATGCAGCAACAAGCACTGCTTGGCCCGATCCGCGAGTGGCAGTTTGCGTGGGCGGGCCACCGATGGAGTGTCACGAATGCTCCCAAGGAGGCCGCGGATGACGATCGCCCGTTGGGCTGGCCGCGTCCAGAGCAATGGACCCGCATCAATCACAGCGAAGTCGCTGATCGCGTGCTGCGTCGCCTACCGGCCCTGTCGGTCGAGCTAGCCACTCGACTCCCTGCGACACTCGATGGGCTGTTTTCCGAATTGGAATTGAGTAGCGATACGAAGGATGTCGATGTGCTTGTGGGGTTCATGTCGCAGCGAGTGCGGGATGACTTCGCGATCGACGCCGAAATACAAGGATCGAAACGATGA
- a CDS encoding tyrosine-type recombinase/integrase: MKEGRYYHVGTSLPRQWTPLGADLNEARRKWAEIEAEPAQDDDRAFAVVARRYTREVLPTKSPRTRSDNLKELENLKAVFGAMPIDAITPVHVREYLDIRGETAKVRANREKALLSHIYNKAREWGYASTSNPCAGVKGFRESGRDIYVTDEAFRAVYAVAHSTLQDAMDVAYLTGQRPADVLKVKRADIRGDHLHIVQNKTGKHLRIAVEGELKAVIERIIARPRKMTGTNLLQNDDGTPVSPFELRSRFDKARKLAGVSFQFRDLRAKAASDTGDLAHSQKLLGHQSRNMTEHYVRTRIGERVRPVR; encoded by the coding sequence ATGAAAGAAGGCCGCTACTATCACGTCGGAACATCGCTGCCGCGCCAGTGGACGCCCCTCGGGGCCGATCTGAATGAAGCGAGGCGCAAGTGGGCCGAAATCGAAGCTGAGCCGGCGCAAGACGACGACCGGGCCTTCGCGGTCGTCGCGCGCCGCTACACGCGAGAAGTGCTGCCAACAAAATCGCCACGGACGCGCAGCGACAATCTCAAGGAGCTAGAGAACCTCAAGGCCGTGTTCGGGGCGATGCCGATCGACGCAATCACACCGGTCCACGTGCGCGAGTATCTGGACATTCGAGGGGAAACTGCGAAGGTGCGCGCGAACCGCGAGAAAGCGCTGTTGAGTCATATCTACAACAAGGCTCGAGAGTGGGGTTACGCGAGCACATCGAACCCGTGCGCGGGCGTCAAAGGGTTCCGCGAGAGCGGGCGGGACATCTACGTGACCGACGAGGCGTTCCGAGCCGTCTATGCCGTCGCGCATTCGACGCTGCAAGACGCGATGGACGTTGCCTACCTTACCGGGCAACGCCCGGCCGACGTGCTCAAAGTGAAGCGAGCGGACATTCGGGGCGATCACCTACATATCGTCCAGAACAAGACCGGGAAGCACCTGAGAATCGCGGTCGAGGGTGAGTTGAAGGCGGTCATCGAGCGCATCATCGCTCGGCCCAGGAAGATGACGGGCACGAACCTGTTGCAGAACGACGACGGCACGCCGGTAAGCCCGTTCGAACTGCGATCGAGATTCGACAAGGCCCGCAAGCTGGCGGGCGTTTCGTTCCAGTTTCGCGACCTCCGGGCAAAAGCAGCGAGCGATACCGGGGACCTCGCGCACTCGCAAAAGTTACTCGGACACCAGAGCCGAAACATGACGGAGCACTATGTCAGAACGCGCATCGGGGAACGCGTGAGGCCGGTTCGCTAA
- a CDS encoding helix-turn-helix domain-containing protein, producing the protein MAAIQISPDALRRARRAVGVTQAKLAEDTGVNVTLIKHFETFRINALPLSAQDALVEYFKEKGVDISAEESSKSTNDKPAISPVPRGAFPVPPGTVAPRMSFTISEKLTDQEVESALARMDENDEEISDLMRKVTSKGLWGGYTDETVLDSQRLFGLMAENYMLFRYMQGTNFLADLDHDAKDETHAHIVQRKASDSGSPLVAQVSLDGADEKVNAKAAAGSKAQTKGQASQQGA; encoded by the coding sequence TTGGCCGCGATTCAAATCTCACCTGACGCCCTGAGGCGGGCGCGGCGAGCCGTAGGCGTCACTCAGGCAAAGCTCGCCGAAGACACGGGCGTGAACGTCACGCTCATCAAGCATTTCGAAACGTTTCGAATCAACGCGCTCCCGCTGTCCGCGCAGGACGCGCTGGTCGAATACTTCAAGGAAAAGGGCGTTGACATCAGCGCCGAGGAATCCAGCAAGTCGACGAACGACAAGCCGGCGATCTCGCCCGTACCTCGTGGCGCGTTTCCCGTTCCTCCGGGAACCGTCGCACCGCGAATGAGCTTCACCATAAGCGAGAAACTGACCGATCAGGAAGTTGAGTCGGCTCTCGCACGCATGGACGAGAACGATGAAGAAATCTCGGACCTCATGCGGAAAGTGACCTCGAAAGGGTTGTGGGGCGGCTACACCGATGAAACCGTCTTGGACAGCCAGAGGCTATTCGGCCTGATGGCGGAAAACTACATGCTGTTTCGCTACATGCAGGGGACAAACTTCCTCGCGGACCTCGATCATGACGCGAAGGATGAAACGCATGCGCACATCGTGCAGCGGAAGGCGTCCGATTCGGGCTCGCCTCTCGTCGCGCAAGTATCACTCGATGGCGCGGACGAAAAGGTCAACGCGAAGGCCGCAGCAGGCTCGAAAGCGCAGACCAAGGGCCAAGCCAGCCAACAGGGGGCCTGA
- a CDS encoding DUF6708 domain-containing protein — MDERLMKNCIGKPVPAWDMEHQLQIDRPMSPDMWDTGSIFRINATYMDATEPAFLEKQWFITGVFFASAFIGIGPYVYWLTNVRYPYAGGVLGNIAAAGISLVFAAIVWKVGRGLFFGLRYRPIRFHREARKLYAIRARRFFAKPGEGDVVWEAPWAAESLFCLHKEVTQFNTVYHIRHYTVDNQGNVTRVFSIGREWVGAVEVELALAQWNYWCKYMNDGPSGLPKPMLFHTENETPRESFLFSLYSVGMRAPVFWRMIMMPFIAVFTVMRILANATCRAPIWPESIEKISKIDPNDPNAEPRSGTPVGWGDTVLAQQRGEYPNDPKARTEGWSGEPDGRLHAAAWLKDPSVDQRLAVRRA, encoded by the coding sequence ATGGACGAACGTTTAATGAAGAACTGTATAGGTAAGCCCGTGCCCGCATGGGACATGGAACACCAACTGCAGATCGATCGACCCATGAGTCCAGATATGTGGGACACCGGATCGATATTCAGAATCAATGCGACATACATGGACGCGACGGAACCCGCGTTTCTAGAGAAACAGTGGTTCATTACGGGGGTCTTTTTTGCTTCCGCTTTCATCGGGATCGGGCCATATGTTTACTGGCTAACCAACGTCCGCTACCCATACGCCGGAGGCGTGCTGGGGAATATCGCGGCAGCAGGGATCTCACTTGTCTTTGCAGCTATTGTCTGGAAGGTGGGCCGAGGCTTGTTCTTCGGCCTGCGCTACCGGCCGATCCGGTTCCATCGCGAGGCTCGGAAGCTGTATGCGATTCGCGCCCGGCGATTCTTCGCAAAGCCGGGCGAGGGCGACGTTGTCTGGGAGGCGCCGTGGGCCGCAGAGTCCCTCTTTTGTTTGCACAAGGAAGTCACGCAGTTCAATACCGTGTACCACATTCGGCACTACACGGTTGACAACCAGGGCAACGTAACCCGCGTGTTCTCGATCGGCCGAGAGTGGGTGGGCGCGGTCGAAGTGGAACTTGCGCTTGCGCAATGGAACTACTGGTGCAAGTACATGAACGACGGTCCTAGCGGCTTGCCTAAACCGATGCTCTTCCACACCGAAAACGAGACACCGCGGGAATCGTTCCTGTTCTCGCTCTATAGTGTGGGCATGCGGGCTCCTGTCTTCTGGCGCATGATCATGATGCCGTTCATTGCGGTGTTCACGGTCATGCGCATTCTCGCCAACGCGACCTGTCGTGCGCCCATCTGGCCGGAGTCGATTGAAAAGATTTCGAAGATCGACCCGAATGACCCCAACGCCGAGCCACGCTCCGGCACACCGGTCGGCTGGGGCGACACTGTGCTGGCCCAGCAGCGAGGCGAGTACCCGAATGATCCGAAGGCGCGGACCGAAGGTTGGAGCGGAGAACCGGACGGCCGGTTGCATGCAGCAGCTTGGCTCAAGGATCCGAGTGTTGACCAACGCCTTGCAGTGAGGCGAGCATGA
- a CDS encoding helix-turn-helix domain-containing protein, with amino-acid sequence MSKGKESNPRSSKSPTSKVSTPEDGVGKRIQQKRTEYGWSQSVLATRTKLADVNGEGISRTVISGYETGEYKPGAREIRVLCETLKVSPNWLLYDREAPFEALQPSMEMTTLRPNEHEAGVPMRMAFAISMLEPHERDALYSLVLSMAGRKLGDRKLSSLLYSASLISDAVLKKLKEDYADIFEGRSLSDALEKVALEMSEAMLTNWGNRLNLEEDDGEQGLVLKGGKELYPTKSN; translated from the coding sequence ATGAGCAAGGGAAAAGAATCGAACCCGCGATCGTCAAAATCGCCGACCTCGAAGGTTAGTACGCCCGAAGACGGGGTGGGCAAGCGCATTCAACAGAAACGCACCGAATATGGTTGGTCACAGTCTGTGCTGGCCACCCGAACAAAGCTCGCCGACGTGAATGGAGAAGGGATCTCGCGCACCGTCATCAGCGGGTACGAGACGGGCGAATATAAACCGGGTGCAAGAGAGATAAGGGTTCTGTGCGAGACACTGAAGGTCTCTCCAAACTGGCTCCTGTACGATCGGGAAGCGCCATTCGAAGCGCTCCAACCGAGCATGGAGATGACTACTCTACGTCCGAACGAGCATGAAGCGGGCGTGCCGATGAGGATGGCGTTCGCGATATCCATGTTGGAGCCACACGAACGCGATGCGCTCTACAGCCTCGTCCTATCGATGGCGGGTAGGAAACTCGGGGACCGCAAGCTGTCGAGCTTGCTGTACTCAGCGTCGCTGATCAGCGACGCTGTGCTGAAAAAACTGAAAGAAGACTACGCCGACATCTTTGAAGGTCGTTCTTTGAGCGATGCTTTGGAGAAGGTCGCATTGGAGATGAGCGAAGCGATGCTTACGAACTGGGGCAACCGGCTCAACCTTGAAGAGGACGACGGCGAACAGGGGCTCGTGCTTAAAGGGGGCAAGGAGTTGTACCCCACCAAGTCAAATTGA
- a CDS encoding replication endonuclease, with translation MFDLNAAEQSAAAFLEEHAPDTLPVRPNASDIEICEKARRIANDFQLRTLGLTNDDALTVAKATCKAYGVVPPAFDRPADQVARLRCALWWRRQFRKLHIRGLEHSNIRLHYVHYRSDPYASDDAVRRRLAQNQRNAATLEAVTLENELGHRFTLAELAAKSISNKALKRGELMTRLRGCEELAVDARMRGVMFSLTCPSRFHAVSQCGTRFRPNRKYQGSHPRDAQAYLGKVWARIRAQLKRDGVTYFGMRVAEPNHDGTPHWHGIVFADDVDRFCAVMRAHALRDSGDERGAAKHRVDFVPIDDAKGSAAGYIAKYIAKNIDGHGVGDHKTKEGFVVTTDMLGDVEITPSMRIEAWAAMWGIRQFQQFGGAPIGVWRELRRVKEADLPSESESPEIRAAWRAAQKTEGHRADWAEYARAMGGVAGEARRISVKYTAEMREGRYGLRLVRAPHGVAAQGLAHIVDGICDYRRIAEIFVPATRYEWKEVQRSAEGASTRTRVNNCTHDGSETHPHEADYTEDRPNQPVKNDVLRR, from the coding sequence ATGTTTGACTTGAATGCGGCCGAGCAAAGCGCGGCCGCATTCCTCGAAGAGCACGCTCCGGATACGTTGCCGGTGCGCCCGAACGCATCCGACATAGAAATCTGTGAGAAGGCGCGGCGGATCGCCAACGATTTCCAGTTGCGCACGCTGGGGCTCACGAACGATGACGCGCTCACCGTAGCGAAGGCGACGTGCAAGGCTTATGGCGTCGTCCCGCCCGCCTTCGATCGGCCGGCCGACCAGGTCGCGCGGCTGCGCTGCGCACTGTGGTGGCGCCGGCAGTTTCGGAAGCTGCATATCCGTGGGCTTGAGCATTCGAATATCCGCCTCCACTACGTCCACTACCGATCAGACCCGTATGCAAGCGATGACGCAGTGCGCCGCCGCCTCGCGCAGAACCAACGCAACGCCGCGACGTTGGAGGCGGTAACGCTGGAAAACGAACTCGGGCACCGCTTCACCTTGGCCGAACTCGCGGCGAAGAGCATTTCGAACAAGGCGCTCAAGCGCGGCGAGTTGATGACGCGCCTGCGAGGCTGCGAGGAATTGGCCGTCGATGCACGCATGCGTGGCGTCATGTTCTCGCTGACGTGCCCTAGCAGGTTTCACGCGGTGAGCCAATGCGGGACGCGCTTTCGCCCGAACAGGAAGTACCAAGGATCGCACCCACGCGATGCGCAAGCCTACTTGGGGAAGGTGTGGGCGCGTATCCGCGCGCAGTTGAAGCGCGACGGCGTGACCTACTTTGGCATGCGCGTGGCCGAGCCAAACCATGACGGCACGCCCCATTGGCACGGCATCGTTTTCGCCGATGACGTGGATCGATTCTGCGCAGTCATGCGTGCGCACGCGCTGCGCGACTCGGGCGACGAGCGAGGCGCAGCCAAGCATCGTGTCGATTTCGTGCCCATCGATGACGCGAAGGGCTCAGCCGCCGGCTACATCGCGAAGTACATCGCGAAGAACATCGACGGCCACGGCGTCGGGGACCACAAGACGAAGGAAGGCTTCGTCGTCACAACCGACATGCTCGGCGACGTGGAAATCACGCCATCGATGCGTATCGAAGCCTGGGCCGCGATGTGGGGCATCCGGCAGTTCCAACAGTTCGGCGGGGCACCGATCGGCGTGTGGCGCGAACTGCGGCGCGTGAAGGAAGCAGACCTACCGAGCGAGAGCGAATCGCCGGAAATTCGCGCAGCGTGGCGCGCGGCGCAGAAGACAGAAGGCCATCGCGCGGATTGGGCGGAATACGCGCGCGCGATGGGTGGCGTCGCGGGCGAAGCGCGACGCATCTCCGTGAAGTACACAGCCGAAATGCGCGAGGGCCGCTACGGCCTGCGCCTCGTGCGCGCTCCGCACGGTGTCGCCGCACAAGGGCTCGCACACATCGTGGACGGCATCTGCGATTACCGCCGCATAGCGGAGATTTTCGTCCCGGCGACGCGTTACGAGTGGAAGGAGGTTCAGCGCAGCGCCGAAGGCGCGAGCACTCGGACTCGTGTCAATAACTGTACGCACGACGGCAGCGAAACACATCCGCACGAAGCCGATTACACCGAGGACCGCCCAAACCAACCCGTGAAAAACGACGTGCTGCGAAGGTGA
- the istB gene encoding IS21-like element helper ATPase IstB codes for MAGLCTQLKLDCMARDWGSLAQHAATRDASLADFLEQLLQAEFDAREERKRQTLTKLASLPSIKTLEQYDFAFASGAPRAQIQELASLAFIERAENVVLLGPSGVGKTHVASALAYRATQAGIKTRFITAADLMMQLATARQQNRLKEFFNRAVVGPRLLAIDEIGYLPFGREEADLFFNVVAKRYERGAIVLTSNLPFTQWASAFADDQTLTAAMLDRLLHHAHIVQISGESYRLKDKRKAGQTSTRAGAKAAT; via the coding sequence ATTGCCGGCCTATGCACGCAGCTCAAGCTCGACTGTATGGCCCGCGATTGGGGCTCGCTCGCGCAGCACGCGGCAACGCGTGATGCGAGCTTGGCCGACTTCCTGGAGCAACTGCTACAGGCGGAATTCGATGCGCGCGAAGAACGTAAGCGGCAGACGCTCACGAAGCTCGCGTCGTTGCCGAGCATCAAGACGTTGGAGCAATACGACTTCGCCTTCGCCAGCGGCGCACCGCGAGCGCAGATTCAAGAGTTAGCTAGCTTGGCGTTTATCGAGCGCGCCGAGAATGTGGTGCTGCTCGGCCCAAGCGGCGTCGGCAAGACGCATGTTGCGAGTGCGCTTGCCTATCGCGCGACGCAGGCGGGCATCAAGACGCGGTTCATCACGGCCGCCGACCTGATGATGCAACTGGCAACAGCGCGGCAGCAGAATCGACTGAAGGAGTTCTTCAATCGAGCGGTCGTCGGACCGAGGCTACTCGCAATCGACGAAATCGGCTATTTGCCGTTCGGGCGCGAGGAAGCGGACCTGTTCTTCAACGTCGTCGCCAAGCGCTACGAGCGCGGCGCCATCGTATTGACGAGCAACTTGCCGTTCACGCAATGGGCTTCGGCGTTCGCCGACGACCAGACGCTAACGGCAGCGATGCTCGACAGGTTGCTACATCACGCGCACATTGTGCAAATCAGCGGCGAGAGCTACCGCTTAAAAGACAAGCGCAAAGCTGGGCAAACGAGCACGCGGGCGGGCGCGAAGGCCGCCACGTGA
- a CDS encoding T6SS effector BTH_I2691 family protein, translated as MTTKGCPLCDRQSVLIYPVRYAVACPRGAAKAPDLSGNFKIDGRAPKSVGAAKYTLRGLRQGYLYTYDEKRKRLDAYMVLDDGSLWHFPPDTTPPPGAKDALTQSCISRGEMDFESLGRCVSVEHTPSTDEATNFWIGWSNVRWTKELVHNKIGDAAWRKQHMQCINVTAMIAGGAADTGEFEAAHGKVAHFAMDDKAMKDAFGFSNRSPKDEIRLRQRNTAKRIGGAMAQSPFKKGFIVAVNDPVGIANDLAELTVPNRNNGFDEQIYWKYISAQLLDRAESGIRADAKALTNLTYGGSKVIEEANKANIEARMPAVADPMGAFNMLRAWIKTGSLDQAAKEVQEKTDNIPATQEEAANEAWEEASTKIGPDGKRISVIDEESLKRFPEEYQRALDAFKPKWQPLVQAHADWLNSQLLADWMAGNHDIHDIRSGYAYSESCAQAIGTAAGTEACKKVLDDWLSQKAADTRNVYTRALMFNYEQLMKAADAQVHGSDIQYENFLNIYKGAVSEVEKLEKRANLRDRLLVTTANQVVAILTKGVRNAALGYITIRLSLQAGVRLKPSQVSKLAIRDWTLEQAKEAGLDLEGDRTERRAAATQVGKEVTKAAPPSDPNIVAYEMDTDALVKDGKLNASAIKAIKVPGVETAKKWLGSPSEFNLGVATAVFQMATLVFATQDLSGSDQFNRGENTMKFAACIASVMGNVIETASETVAKSESHPLSAFIMKHWANAERYSEYGKYGGRALGAIAGLVLAGYDLFHNAPEAFGNHESKLGWLYVASGGLGAYCAVAAFLGSIPFFWPILILSILVGVAIAKVKASAIKDWISRCKFGRGEHYDSLDAELQAFNSAAGG; from the coding sequence ATGACAACAAAAGGCTGTCCGCTGTGCGATCGCCAGTCGGTACTGATCTATCCTGTTCGGTATGCCGTCGCTTGTCCGCGTGGTGCGGCGAAAGCCCCCGATTTGTCGGGCAATTTCAAAATCGACGGCCGTGCGCCGAAGTCGGTTGGCGCCGCGAAATACACTTTGCGGGGACTGCGCCAGGGGTATCTGTACACCTACGATGAGAAGCGCAAGCGGCTTGACGCCTACATGGTCCTCGATGACGGCTCGTTATGGCATTTTCCGCCCGACACGACGCCGCCGCCCGGGGCCAAGGATGCGCTGACCCAAAGCTGCATCAGCCGAGGCGAAATGGACTTCGAGTCTCTAGGAAGGTGCGTTAGTGTCGAACATACGCCCTCGACGGATGAGGCAACCAATTTTTGGATCGGGTGGTCGAATGTCCGATGGACGAAAGAGCTCGTTCACAACAAGATTGGCGATGCGGCATGGCGCAAGCAGCATATGCAATGCATCAACGTAACGGCGATGATTGCCGGCGGAGCGGCCGACACGGGGGAGTTCGAAGCGGCCCACGGCAAGGTCGCGCACTTCGCGATGGACGACAAAGCGATGAAGGACGCGTTCGGCTTTAGCAATCGCTCACCTAAAGACGAAATCCGCCTACGTCAGCGCAACACCGCAAAGCGCATCGGGGGAGCGATGGCGCAATCCCCTTTCAAGAAGGGCTTCATTGTCGCAGTGAACGACCCGGTCGGCATTGCGAATGATCTCGCCGAGCTGACCGTTCCGAATCGGAACAACGGTTTCGACGAGCAGATTTACTGGAAGTACATTTCGGCCCAACTCTTGGACCGTGCCGAGTCCGGCATTCGAGCTGACGCGAAGGCGCTAACGAACCTGACTTATGGTGGCTCGAAGGTCATTGAAGAAGCGAACAAGGCTAACATCGAAGCGCGTATGCCGGCCGTCGCAGATCCGATGGGCGCGTTCAATATGTTACGTGCGTGGATAAAGACCGGGAGTCTCGATCAAGCTGCAAAAGAGGTACAAGAGAAGACGGACAACATCCCCGCGACACAAGAGGAGGCTGCCAACGAAGCTTGGGAAGAAGCATCGACCAAAATTGGGCCGGACGGTAAGCGGATTAGCGTGATTGATGAGGAGTCGCTGAAACGCTTCCCTGAGGAATACCAACGCGCGCTCGATGCGTTTAAGCCGAAATGGCAACCCCTTGTCCAAGCGCATGCTGACTGGTTGAACTCGCAGCTTCTCGCCGATTGGATGGCGGGCAATCATGACATACACGACATCCGTAGCGGGTATGCGTACAGTGAATCGTGTGCACAGGCGATCGGCACGGCAGCCGGCACGGAAGCGTGTAAGAAGGTACTCGACGATTGGCTAAGCCAAAAGGCGGCCGATACGCGCAACGTCTACACACGAGCGTTGATGTTCAATTACGAACAGTTGATGAAGGCGGCGGACGCACAAGTTCACGGTTCGGATATTCAGTACGAGAACTTTCTCAATATCTATAAAGGTGCCGTCTCGGAGGTCGAGAAGCTCGAGAAGAGAGCCAATCTACGTGATCGACTGCTCGTTACCACCGCTAACCAGGTCGTTGCAATTCTGACGAAAGGCGTTCGCAACGCGGCCCTCGGATACATCACCATCCGGCTGTCGCTTCAAGCGGGCGTTCGGCTCAAGCCATCGCAGGTCAGCAAGCTCGCGATACGCGACTGGACATTGGAGCAAGCCAAAGAGGCGGGTCTTGATCTGGAGGGTGATCGAACGGAAAGGCGCGCGGCGGCGACTCAGGTTGGGAAGGAGGTCACGAAGGCGGCTCCACCGTCCGATCCAAATATCGTCGCCTATGAAATGGACACCGATGCGCTCGTTAAAGATGGGAAACTGAATGCCAGCGCGATCAAGGCCATCAAGGTGCCGGGAGTGGAAACCGCGAAAAAGTGGCTTGGCTCACCCAGTGAGTTCAACCTAGGCGTCGCGACCGCGGTGTTCCAGATGGCGACGCTTGTGTTCGCCACGCAGGACTTGTCCGGCAGCGATCAATTTAACCGGGGCGAAAACACGATGAAGTTCGCCGCGTGTATCGCGTCGGTAATGGGGAACGTGATCGAAACGGCGTCAGAAACCGTTGCGAAGTCGGAAAGCCATCCATTGTCGGCATTCATCATGAAGCATTGGGCGAACGCCGAACGCTATTCGGAGTACGGAAAATACGGAGGGCGGGCTCTCGGCGCGATTGCTGGGCTGGTGCTTGCAGGCTATGACCTGTTTCACAATGCGCCTGAAGCCTTCGGAAATCATGAGTCGAAGTTGGGATGGCTGTACGTCGCTAGCGGCGGGCTTGGAGCATATTGTGCGGTCGCGGCATTTCTGGGCTCAATCCCCTTCTTCTGGCCGATTTTGATTCTTTCGATCCTGGTTGGTGTGGCGATCGCTAAGGTTAAGGCCTCAGCGATTAAAGACTGGATATCGCGGTGCAAATTTGGTAGGGGCGAGCACTATGATTCGCTGGATGCTGAATTGCAGGCGTTTAATTCGGCGGCGGGAGGCTAG